From Polyodon spathula isolate WHYD16114869_AA unplaced genomic scaffold, ASM1765450v1 scaffolds_720, whole genome shotgun sequence, the proteins below share one genomic window:
- the alkbh4 gene encoding alpha-ketoglutarate-dependent dioxygenase alkB homolog 4 isoform X2 encodes MVQQMDQDEWKQSQSGRRKQDYGPKVNFKKRRLKSAGFSGLPGFSRLVVRRMKEQPILKDFQPVELCNLDYHPQRGSSIDPHLDDSWLWGERLVTLNLLSDTVLTMSSAGTMEPLCTGQVEVSIPLPRRSLLVLYGEARFQWKHGIRREDVAARRVCSTFRELSAEFLPGGEQEALGCELLGIAQGFRGVPV; translated from the exons atggTGCAGCAGATGGATCAGGACGAGTGGAAGCAATCTCAGTCTGGACGGAGAAAACAG GACTACGGGCCCAAGGTGAACTTCAAGAAGCGCAGGCTGAAGTCGGCTGGTTTTAGCGGGCTGCCCGGGTTTAGCAGGCTGGTAGTGAGGCGTATGAAGGAGCAGCCGATCCTGAAGGACTTCCAGCCTGTGGAGCTGTGCAACCTAGACTACCACCCCCAGCGTGGCTCCTCCATCGACCCCCACCTGGACGACAGCTGGCTGTGGGGCGAGCGCCTGGTCACCCTCAACCTGCTGTCGGACACGGTGCTGACCATGAGCAGCGCCGGCACCATGGAGCCGCTGTGCACAGGGCAGGTGGAGGTCTCCATCCCCTTGCCCAGGAGGTCTCTGCTGGTCCTGTACGGGGAGGCGCGGTTCCAGTGGAAGCACGGCATTCGCCGGGAGGATGTAGCCGCTCGGAGGGTCTGCAGCACTTTCAGGGAGCTGTCAGCGGAGTTTCTGCCTGGAGGGGAGCAGGAGGCGCTGGGCTGTGAATTGCTGGGTATAGCCCAGGGCTTTCGAGGGGTCCCGGTGTAA